The DNA window GCCGTCTACGATCTCGTCGACGATCCCGGCGAGACCAAGGATCTCCAGCGGGACAAGGACAAGAAGGACGTCGTCGAGCAGATGAAGGCTCGCTACAAGGAGCGCTCGACGAACATCATCGATGTCTGCCCGAAGATGCGCGAGAAGCTCAAAGGACGGAAGAAGTCGAAGCCTTGCTGAGGCCGTTCCGGCAGCGCCCGCTTCCATGATCGGGTGAAACACCGATTGAGCATTGAGAGAATCCAGGTGGCCGTACTCAGGAGAGCCGGAGAGGGAGAATCAGGAGATGACGGCACGGTCATTCTCCCCGGCCACCTGCCTCGTCCGACGAGACGTCGTCCCCGTGCACGACGGAGAGCAGGCGTCCCCTTCCGGGATGGCTCAGCACTGCCGCGTGAGATAGCCTACGGGCCATGACGAGCACCGGCCTCCCCTGGACGCTCTTGCTCCTGTCCGTCGCAGCCACGACGACAGCGAGCGGGTGCGCAGAAAGCGACAGCGAAGATCTCCCGCCGCCTCGCGGAGGCGTCATGGACGCGCCCATGGGCGGCGCAGAGCCGCCCGGCAGCGGCGATACGAGCACCGACACGGACCCTGACGTCGATACCGGCGCCGGTGGAGCCGGTGGCGCGCTGGGCGCCGGCGGCTCCACCGGCGCCGGTGTTGGCGGCACGGGTGCTGGTGCTGGCCCAGGCCTCGGTGGTGGGCTCCCCTGAGCGGCGCCTCGCGCATCCGGTCGTGAGGCCGCAGATCGCTCCGCTCTGGCCACACGAACGCTGACGGCGTCTCACGAGAGACGATTCATGCGGGAACGATCCTGCCTACCGCCGCGGGTCAGCGCTGTCCGCGGCGGATGACACCTGCGCAGGTCTGCTCAGGGGCGTGATCAGGATCCGATCGTCATCCCCAGCTTCGATGGCGGCGCGCACGTCGAGCGCGACTCCCCCGCATCCGAGCGCAAGGACGACGGGGGCAACAGGCTCTCTCCGACACGTGGGCTCTTCACTCACCTTCGCCGAAAAGGCCCTCCGCGCCATCGTGACGGCCAGGGAAATCCCGCTCACCCGAGCTGCTGCGTCCCCCGCGTCGATGGCGCGGACCGAGCGCGCTTCTTCGAGCCGCGTGAACATCTCCGGTCCCCCCACTGTCGCTTCGATGGGTCTCCCAGCGGCATCCTGGACCACCGCAACCTCCAGCGTCAGCTCCCGCTCCTCGCCCCCCACTCCCCCGGACACGCTGTAAGGCAAGCTCAGGAGCTTGGCACACCGCCGAACTCCCGCCGGTGCGTTGGGACCCGACGAGGGCCCGTCACCGGTCTCTTCGATCGAGCGACAGGCGGGCCAGGGCAGCGCCAGACTGAAGGGCACGAGCACGGACGCCGGTGCCTGGCTCATGGGAGCCCCTCCCCAGAGACGCGGATCCAGCAACCGATCGAGCCACAGCTCCACCTCACGCACAGCACGCTCCCGCAGCGCTTGCTGCGCATCGATGCGCGCCTCGGTCTCTTCGCCCGATGCAACGTCATCAGGTGCTCGCGCGATCTCCAGCTTCGCCAGCGCGACGCGCGCTCGCGCGGAGAAAGCCCCGTCCGGTAGGGCGCCCAGATAAGCTCGGAGCCCGGCGGCGCTCCCTTGTTTCACCTCGAAGTAGACCGGCTCGGCGCGCTGAAGCCAGCTCTTCACCTCACCAGCGAACGCTCCCTCCGGATAGCGCTTCAGGTAGTCGGATGCGGCCGACAGCCTCGCCTCGAGCGAAGGCTCCGTTCGATGTGCCCGGTACGCCGCATATTCCTGGGGACTCGCCACGAACCGCGCCCCCTCGACGCATCCACCGAGTGCTGCGGCGAGCGCCACGCAGAGCGCGGATCGCAGCGCCGACGTCATCGAGGCCCCTCTGAGAGCGGGCAAAAATTGCACTCGGTCGGCGTCGTGGCGCCCTGGTCAGCCATGTATTCCTCGTATGCCCCGCAGCTCGCCGCATAGAGCGCGTTCAGACACACCTCACCATCGTGCGCGAGGGGATAGCACCCCACAGGGAAGGCAACCCCATCGAGCGTGGGCGCGCACGCTCTCGCGCATGCTTCCGAGAGGATCCCACATGCCGTACATCGGTCGCAGTCCAGCTGCGCTTTGATCGCAAAGAACTTGAACGCATCCAGGTCCTCCGGTGTCTGCCCGCAGCTACCAATGTCCCCCACCACGGGCGCCGCGACGAACAAGCCGAGGAGCAGTGCGAGCCGCACGATGTCTCGGGTCACCGTGCGTGCGACAGGCCGGCGTTCACCGTGCCTCGGCGTCCTCGCCTGTCGAGCCGGTGTGGCTCCCGCCGATGCTCGCGCGTGCGTCCGTGCCTTCATCATGGCAAGATCTCGTAGTCGATCATCAACCCGAGCTGAGCCGACACGACGGGGTACACGGTGTACTGCTTCTCCCAGGTAGCAGCGCCATAGAACAGGTTGCCGATCAGCTCCCCCATCAAGGCGATCCTGGACGTCAAGAAATAGCCAGCCCCGACCCCGAGCTCACCACCGAGGTTCGTGTCTGGCGTGATGAGCAGTGAAGCTCCGAGTCGCCCGTAGGCGAGCACTCGCCCAGGGCCGCGATAAGCGATCATGTAGGTCGGCGAAAAAGACTGCTGCGCCACCCCCATCAGACCGATCGAAAACCGCAGCGAGGCGCCATGCTGCAAGCCATCTGCAGGACCGAGCATCGCCGCCACACCGAAATCCAGGTACGGCGCGGTGAGTGACAGCGACTCTCCCGTCGCGCCGAGCTGCGTCTGCAACCTGTAGGGGTTGTTGAGCCGGAGCCCTTGCCCCAAGGCAATGGTCCCCAGGACTCGCCCTGCCAAGCCAGGCTCACGTGAGAGTGGTCGATAGGCCGCTGCACGGGTGGCGTCGACTTGCCCCATCGCGGCCTCGTCTCCCTGCGCGCTCCCCGGCGAATTCCCGCTCTCCGCGCGAAGCTCGCTCTCTCTGGTGAGGGTCTGCGGTGCCGGAGACTGTGCCCACGCGGAGCAGGTCAGACTGACGAGAGGCACCAAGCCGCCCACCGCGAGCGCGATCTGTCCTCTCATGCTCCCGCCTTTTACCCCGACGCGGGGCCTTTCCGCACGATCAAACCCCACCGGCCACGGGAGCGGAACCTGCATTACCCCTGCTCGTGAGCCAACGACGCACATCAACCAACAAGCAAGCATCTCCCTGGGCGTCGGGCACCTCGGCCGAACAGGCCGGTTCCCCCTCCAGGTCAACCCTCTCACCCAGGGCCGCCACCTCGGCCCTGCGACGCGACGGAGGCGACCAGCGAAGCGTCAGACCGATGCGGGATCCCATGGATACGCTCGACGAGCCGTTCAGGAGCATCCCCGACGCGGACGAGCGCGAAGCTCCACCGCTGTATGGCAAAGACCACCTGGGCCGTGAACTCAGCGATGTCGTCCCGACCCTGGACGACGACGTGAGAGCCTATCGGCACCACCCCAACGAGGCTGGGCGCATCGCTTTCGACGTCAACCCCCACGCGGGAGACGCTGCCGCCGACCTCGCCATCGATCTCGGCTCCGAGTTCCTGGAAGGAGCGACCCGCGTACAGGACATGAGCGATCTGCACATGCTCCATGATGACCAGGATCCGGAAAGCGCGTTCCTCTACGAGGAAGAGCTGCTCAACGCATCCGACGAGCAGATTGGTGACGAGGTCCGACGCAGTGGATCCCACTTCGGCAGGCACCGGCGGGTAGGAAACGACGTGATGCAGGGCGACGACGTGGAGCTCGGCGAGGACGTCGACCTCCGAGCACTCGACGACGACAGCGGGTCGGCGCCGAGCGAACGGATGCTGAAGCGCTCGGCGAAGTCCACGTCGTCAGCCGCCGCGCCTACCGTCATCCGGCGCGCCGCCGGTCAGCGCTGAATGACCAATGCACGCAGGGGTGCACGGGGTTGAGCCGTGCACCTCTCCCGTGGACCGCTGCCCACGCTACGCAGTCCTCCGCGAGACTGTGGTCCTGAGTAACCAGGCCACGTCAGCACGGGGATAGGCATCGGCAGCAGGCAGTAGATTGCCGCGAATGGCTTGATGCAAACCACCGGAGCGTCAGGGTGAACCCGGGCCCCGAGGCGACACCGACGTCGAGGATGTCGGTACGGGTCGAGGCCGATTCAGTGATGGGAGTGTCGAGACCCGGCGCGCAGCGATCTGGCTCGCCGGGGTATCGTCCTCACGGAGGGCATGCGCGAGCGCAGGCCTCGCTCTCCGGGGAGTCGGGCGCTCTCCCGGTGGAGCCGATGCTCAGGCCTGGCCCGCGACGGGAAGCTCGGCGACGACCTCACCATCGATGCGGATGAAGGCCAGGAGACCCTCATCCTGGTAGGCGAGCACATCGAGCACGACGCGATCCGCCAGCGCGAGGACGTATAGCGCTCCATCGTCAGCCATCACGCTGCGCTCGTGCTCGCTCTCCCGCGCGACGACCGGGTCGCGCAGCTTCCTCCTCATCGTCGTCGCTGTCGTGGTCTTCTTGGGTGTCTCGGATTCCGCCATCTCGGCGACTGCCCGTCGTCGCTCAGCCATAATGAGCTCCTATCCGCTCCCTAGCCTTCCTGAACGGAGGCGACCTCCCCGCTGGTTCGGGGCGCCATCGACTTGCAAGCGCCTTCCGTGCCAGCCCACGGAATGAGGCATTTCTCGACATGATTTCTGCCGAGGGCGCAAGCCACAGCGTGGAAGCTGGCTGTTCTGGGACACTCTCCTCGGAGGGTGGTCAGGAAGCGCCGCGACCTGTGTGTCCAGTGCCTAGACGGTGCTCGGTCAGCGACGGGCGCGCTCTGCCCAGGCCGCGGAGGGCGATGCCGTAGACACGATCTTGCGCGCGAGCGTGGAAACGCCGACCTCGCTCGCGCTCGGATCCAGCCAGGATGCCTTCTCGTAAGGGCTGGCAAGCTTTGCTCGGCAGCGCCACGCCTCCGACACCTCGGCGCGCGCCACCGTGACCTCCATCCGACGATGCGTGAGGATGTGACGCACTCGCCCCGCTTCATGCAGTGCAAGTGTCGCTGGTATGCCAGCGTCGGCGAGGAGCGTCCGCGCTTCGTCGATCGAGTCCGAAGGGACCATGGGCGGCTCCCACAGCCCTCCGAAGAGGCCTCCCTCCTCTCGGCGGGCCAGCAGCACGCGCGAACCAGCCCAGACCACCGCGGCGACCATGCGGACGGAGGGGACCTCCCGCTTCGGCGCGATCACGGGTAGCTCTTCTTCACGCCCCGTGGCGCGCGCGACACAGTGGCCACTCACGGGGCATGCACCGCAGCGAGGAGCGCGGGGTGTACAGACCGTTGCACCAAGCTCCATGAGGGCCTGGTTGAAGCGCCCCGGTCGGGCCTCGGGCACGAGGCGCGCGGCCGCTTGCCACAGCAGCTTCTGACCTGCTGCGGATCGAATGTCGTCGTCGATGCCCTCGAGCCGGGAGAGAACGCGCGCGACATTGCCGTCGACGAGAGGCTCTCGGCGGTCGAACGCGATGCTTGCTACCGCGCCTGCGGTGTAAGCCCCGATGCCGGGCAATGCTCGAAGGGCGGCAGCATCTCCAGGGAATGCACCCGCATGGTGCTCAGTGACCTCGCGGGCGGCGAGGTGCATGACCCGCGCACGTCGGTAGTAGCCGAGGCCGCTCCACAGCGCGAGCACCTCGTCCAGCTCGGCGAGCGCGAGCTCACGAACCGTGGGGAACCGCGACAGAAAACGTTCGAAGTAAGGGATGACTGTCTCGACGCGGGTCTGCTGGAGCATGACCTCGCTCAGCCAGATTGCGTATGGGTCCCGCGTGCGGCGCCAGGGCAGATCACGAGCCGCACCGTCGAACCAGGCCCCGAGGGCGATAACCACTTCGTGATCCCGCTCGGGACCGGGCTCGATCGTCACCACAGGAGGGCCTGGCTCCCGCTCGAAAGGCAACGCAACCTGCCCTTTCGCCTTCTTCCTCACGCTCTCCTCGTCCCCAGAAGTCGGCTCACCCTCGACAGGCGCGCTCTACATCAGCGATCGTTCGGGGAATGTCGGCCGTGAGGACACGATTCCCCTCCGACGTCACAAGCGCATCGTCCTCGATGCGGACTCCGATCCCCCGATACTCGGGCGGAACATCGATGGCATCGTGGCGGATGTAGAGCCCCGGCTCGATGGTGATCACCATCCCCGGCAGCATGGGACGCGGCTCCCCTTCCGCGAAGTACGTGCCAGCGTCGTGCACGTCCATCCCCAGGTAATGACTGGTGCGGTGAAGGTAGTAGCGGCGATGAGAGCGCTCCTCCAGCACCTTCTCGAGCGGACCTTCCAGCAATCCGAGCGCGATGAGACCTGCAGAAACGACCTCCACCGCCACGTCATGGACGCGATCCACCGACACGCCGGGGCAGGTCGCCTCGATGGCGGCGCGCTGGGCTTCGAGCACCACTTCATAGATGCGTCGCTGCGCTGGAGAGAACACACCGTTCACCGGAAACGTGCGCGTGACGTCGCAAGCGTAGTAGCCGAACTCGCAACCGGCATCGATGAGCACCAGCTCCCCATCCGTCATGCGACGTCGGTTCGCTCGGTAATGGAGCACCGTCGCGTTGGGTCCGGATCCGACGATCGGCTCGTATGCCACCCGCTCGGCACCACTCCGCCGAAACACCTCACGCATCACCGCCTCCAGCTCGTACTCGTGACGCCCCGGAGCCGCGAGACGCATGGCTGCTACGTGCGCGTCACGGGTGATCTCTGCAGCACGATCCATCGCCGCGATCTCATGCTCCGATTTCACGATCCGCATCTCGTGCAGCAGCGTGCGAGGGTCGACGATCTCGGTGGGCCAGACGTGGGGTGTCCGACCTCGGCCACGCACGGCCTGGATGGCCTGCAGCACCTTGTCGTCGTTGGTACGATCGAAGCCGAGG is part of the Chondromyces crocatus genome and encodes:
- the mutY gene encoding A/G-specific adenine glycosylase, with the protein product MRKKAKGQVALPFEREPGPPVVTIEPGPERDHEVVIALGAWFDGAARDLPWRRTRDPYAIWLSEVMLQQTRVETVIPYFERFLSRFPTVRELALAELDEVLALWSGLGYYRRARVMHLAAREVTEHHAGAFPGDAAALRALPGIGAYTAGAVASIAFDRREPLVDGNVARVLSRLEGIDDDIRSAAGQKLLWQAAARLVPEARPGRFNQALMELGATVCTPRAPRCGACPVSGHCVARATGREEELPVIAPKREVPSVRMVAAVVWAGSRVLLARREEGGLFGGLWEPPMVPSDSIDEARTLLADAGIPATLALHEAGRVRHILTHRRMEVTVARAEVSEAWRCRAKLASPYEKASWLDPSASEVGVSTLARKIVSTASPSAAWAERARR
- a CDS encoding aminopeptidase P N-terminal domain-containing protein: MEAFRERRRRVLAQLDGALLLFSMPVALRNDDVEHAYRQDSDFYYLSGFTEPESVLLLTTKHEEHEAILFVRPRDPAREIWDGERAGVDGAVVHHGFDVAYPIEALGDVLPRYLRGVRRLHHRLGFDRTNDDKVLQAIQAVRGRGRTPHVWPTEIVDPRTLLHEMRIVKSEHEIAAMDRAAEITRDAHVAAMRLAAPGRHEYELEAVMREVFRRSGAERVAYEPIVGSGPNATVLHYRANRRRMTDGELVLIDAGCEFGYYACDVTRTFPVNGVFSPAQRRIYEVVLEAQRAAIEATCPGVSVDRVHDVAVEVVSAGLIALGLLEGPLEKVLEERSHRRYYLHRTSHYLGMDVHDAGTYFAEGEPRPMLPGMVITIEPGLYIRHDAIDVPPEYRGIGVRIEDDALVTSEGNRVLTADIPRTIADVERACRG